The following nucleotide sequence is from Solidesulfovibrio carbinolicus.
CTTGGCCTGGTCGTAGAGGGCCTGATCAATGGCCTTGCCCTGCTCCTTGGCCTTGTGCACGGCCTCGAAGAGCTTGGCCGTGACGGCGGTGGCGTTGCCGGCCCGGATCTGTAGCGAGACGGTGCGGTCCTGGATGGTGATGACCTGCTGCTTGAGCCAGTCCGGGCTTTGGGTGTGGCACTGGATGCAGGCCTTCATGTCGTTTTTGAGCGGGCTGGTCACCCGGTGGTCGGACACCTTGCGCACGCCCACCTTGGTGTAGGGCATGTGGCAGTCGGCGCAGGCCGCGCCGGCCTTCCAGTGCACGCTGTTGTTGGAATAGAATTCGAACTCGGGATGGCGCATGAAGGCCAGCTTGAAGCCGGTGACGGTCTGCTTCCATTCCTTGACCGAGTCGTCGCTCTTGATCTTCTTGATGACGTCCTCGACGGTGATGCCGCCCCACTTGCCGTACTGCCATGGGAAGAACACGCCAACGGACTGCATGTCCTTGTCCTTGGGAATGTTGTAGGTCACGTGGCACTGGGCGCAGACCACGGAGCGCATTTCCTGGCGGGTGAGCTTTTTCCAGTCCACGCCCATGCCTTCCAGGGCCGGCGTCAGGCTGAAGCCGCGCGAGATGGTCAGCGAGAGGTCCTTGTTGTTGTGGCAGTCGATGCAGGCCACGCCCAGGGTGCGGAACTGCTCGGGAATCTTGTTGAGCACGTCCTTGAAGGGCAGCTTGTAGTAATCAACGCCCATCTCCTTGACCAGAAGCGGCGCATAGGGGCTTTTGCAGGTCAGACAGACGCCGCCGGCCTTGAGCCGGGCCGAGTCGATCTCCAGCTGGTCGCGCACCATGTAGGCATGGCCGCGCGGCTCGTTGTATTCCACGCCAAAGCCCCAGCCGTTAAACAGCAGGGCCATGTAGGGAAATTCGGCCAGCTTATCGTAGGTAATACGGTCGGCGTCAAAGCCACGCTTGTATTTGCTCTTGCCGGCAGGCGTGGGCTCCTCGGTCATCTTCCAGGTTTCGTATTCTTCCGGATAGGCCTTGCCCCACACGGCCGGATCGATCTCGCCGTCGGGGATGATCACGGTCTTGACCGGCTCGGGCTTGGGCGGCGAGCAGGCGTAGGGGACGAAGAGAAAGGCGGCCAGCGCCGCGCCAATGGCCAATTTGTACAACAGTTTGCCCCGCATATGCGCTTCCCTCTTTTTCGTGGACTCGGTTGTTGTTGGCATTGTCCCGGCAAGGGATAGGCGTCTTGCCGCGACGGTCCGCCGTCATGCCGTATTCGCCCGCGCCGTTTGGCCGCGCGCTTAGCGCGTAAACGGCACGCCCACATGCCGGTGCATGGTCCGGCGGTGGCAGTCCCAGCACCAGCGCTTCTGGTCGATCATTTCCACGGCCGTTTCGTGGCAGCGGATGCAGTTGGCCTGCACCACTTCCTTGCCGTGGGCCGAGATTCGGATGTCGTCGGGCACCCGTCCGGAATGGAAGACGACCACGTCCTTCATTCCGTCGATGCTTTTCCACAGATAGTGGCTGGCCGTGTTGTCGTTGGGCAGATGGCAGTCCACGCAACGGATGCGTTTGTGCGCTCCGTGGTGGAACCAGGCCTCGTACTGCGACTCCATGACGTGGCAGGAAGCGCAAAAGTCGGGCGTTTCGGACTTGGCCAAGAGCCCGGGCGGGCCAAGGGCCAGGAATAGTCCTACGCCAACGACCACAAGCCCCGCCACGACAAGGAGCCGCACGCCCCCTTTGCCGGCATGTCCCATGGTCCCTCTCCTGATAAAAGGTTTGGGATATCCTACCGTGCCCAGGGGATTATGACAATGCGAAGGGTGCAAAAACATGGAACCTTCATAAAAATAATCGAAGCCATCAGAAAGCCGGCATGGCGGCAAAAACGTCGGGCCGGAAGGACGGCGCGGGAAGGCGAGGGATTGCGGGCGGGCAAGTGTGCGGGGCAGGAGACGGTCTCACGGAAAACGGCAAACAGACGGAAAAACGTCGCTT
It contains:
- a CDS encoding ammonia-forming cytochrome c nitrite reductase subunit c552, which translates into the protein MRGKLLYKLAIGAALAAFLFVPYACSPPKPEPVKTVIIPDGEIDPAVWGKAYPEEYETWKMTEEPTPAGKSKYKRGFDADRITYDKLAEFPYMALLFNGWGFGVEYNEPRGHAYMVRDQLEIDSARLKAGGVCLTCKSPYAPLLVKEMGVDYYKLPFKDVLNKIPEQFRTLGVACIDCHNNKDLSLTISRGFSLTPALEGMGVDWKKLTRQEMRSVVCAQCHVTYNIPKDKDMQSVGVFFPWQYGKWGGITVEDVIKKIKSDDSVKEWKQTVTGFKLAFMRHPEFEFYSNNSVHWKAGAACADCHMPYTKVGVRKVSDHRVTSPLKNDMKACIQCHTQSPDWLKQQVITIQDRTVSLQIRAGNATAVTAKLFEAVHKAKEQGKAIDQALYDQAKDFYEEAFYRSLYIGAENSMGFHNPTEALRVLGDSVAFAIKAEAYLRQVLTKAGVDVPIKVDLELAKYLEGRGAKKLGAPADQEFKDPMGVQDRF
- the nrfH gene encoding cytochrome c nitrite reductase small subunit is translated as MGHAGKGGVRLLVVAGLVVVGVGLFLALGPPGLLAKSETPDFCASCHVMESQYEAWFHHGAHKRIRCVDCHLPNDNTASHYLWKSIDGMKDVVVFHSGRVPDDIRISAHGKEVVQANCIRCHETAVEMIDQKRWCWDCHRRTMHRHVGVPFTR